The DNA window ATAACTGACTTTCGGGGGAACTTGTCTTTTATCGAAGAGCACAACCAAATTCCCTTTGAGATTAAAAGAGTCTACTACTTGTATGATGTTCCCAGCGGTGCAACCAGAGGTGGTCACGCTCACAAGACCCTTGAGCAAATGGTAATTGCATTAAGCGGAAGCTTTGACGTTGTGTTGGATGATGGAACTAGTCGCCGGAATTTCTTTTTAAATCGACCTCATTACGGTTTATATATTCCTCCAGGCATATGGAGGGAACTGGAAAATTTCTCCTCTAACTCTGTGGCTTTATCCCTTGTTTCCCAGATATACGATGAGGAAGATTATATCAGAAATTACACTGTTTTTAAAAGGATGATGCAAGATGGGGTATGGCGGTAAGCAAAAACTTGTAATTATCGGTGTTGGAGAAACCGCTGAACTCGCCTACGAATATTTTACACGTGACTCACCTTTCAAAGTTGAAGGCTTTAGCGTTGAAGAAGCATACATAACAAACAAAACTCAGCACGGAGTTCCTGTGGTGCCGCTGGAACAAATCGAAAAACATTTTGACCCCAATAAGCACCGCGTATTTGTTGCCGTTTCCTACACTGGACTAAACCGATTAAGAACCCGTCTTCTAAACCAAGTAAAAGCTAAAGGGTACTTACCCTGTAGCTACATCAGCCCAAAAACCTTCATTGCAGAAAACTCCAAAATCGGTCAGAACTGCTTTATTTTTGAAAATGTCGTGGTTCAACGAGGCGCCCAAATCGGTGATAACACTATCATTTGGTGTTCCAGTTCTATTGGACATCGATCATCGATTGGGCAAAACTGTTTTCTGGCGTCTCAGGTTGCGGTTTCGGGTTTTGTTGATGTTGGTGAGAACTGTTTTTTTGGCGTTAACAGCTGTGTTGTCGGAGGCGTGAAGATTGGCGGTGACTGCGTTGTTGGTGCAGGAGCGGTCATAATTAAAGATGCTGAAGCGGGTAGAGTTTATGTTGGAAACCCAGCTAAACCTGTGCCAAATAAAAATGTTATTTCTTTTATTGAAGGAGCAGAACAGATATGACTCTGCTTGAACTTTTACCTAAAAACAATCAGGTAACTGTCCAACCATACAGCAGTAAATACAAGATTGTATGGAATGATTTTATTTCAAAATCAAAAAACGGGGTTTTCATGTTTAACCGTGACTACATGGACTACCATTCCAGCAGGTTCCATGATTACTCCCTTCTTTTCTTTAAAGGAAAAAAATTAGTGGCAGTGCTACCTGCAAACATGGAGCAGCAGACACTGTTTAGTCACGGAGGCTTAACTTTTGGGGGAATAATCTCAAATTACGATATGACACAAAAACTCATGCTCAAAATAGTTGAGGCCCTACTTGAATATTGCAAAACCGAAAATATAATCCGTATACTCTACAAGACAATACCACATATTTATCATGTTGTTCCCGCAGAAGAAGACTTGTACGCCTTGTTTAGACATCAAGCAAGACTGGTTGGACGAAACCTTTCATCCACAATTGATCTAACCCAAACAGTGCCTTTTGATAAAAGCCGTAAAGAAAACATTAGAAAAGCAAGAAAAAACAATCTTGAAATCAAAAGAAGCTACGACATAAACACTTTCATGAAAATAGCCCAAGAAATCTTGATGGAAAAACACGGCGTAACCCCTGTGCATACTGTTGATGAGCTGGCACTGTTGATGAAGCGTTTTCCAGATAACATTAAACTGTTCGGTAGTTTTTTGCATGATGAAATGGTGGCGGGTGTTATAATTTTTGAAAGCAAAAACGTTGCGCATGGTCAGTATGCAGCTAACTCTTATGTGGGTAGACGAATCGGCGCACAGGACATAATTGAAGATTATTTAATTAACGATTATTATCGGAATAAGAAAAAATTTTTTGATTTCGGCATCTCAACACTTCATTTCGGTAAGGAAGTAAATGAAGGCTTGCTTTCTCGGAAGGAAGGGTTTGGTGCGAGTGCTGTCGCCTATGATACTTACGAAGTAATTGCGCCATAAACTGTTATAGAGACACTTTAGTGAAGGTTCTTCTAATTCAGACTCCACTTCTTAAAACGTCAGGGTTGCTTGCTGCTTTCCCTTTGGGTTTAGCTTACTTGGCTGATGCATTAAAAAGTCACGAAGTAACCGTTATTGACCCAAACACAAGCGAATCCCCATTTGAAACTGTAAAAAAAGCAATCGCCAAAATCAACCCTGACATAATTGGTTTATCACTGCGAAACATTGATTCCGCGCTGTCTTCTGACAACGTTTCTTTCTTTGAAGGTTTTCAGTATCTACTACAGACTGCTCGTGAAAACTGTTCAGGAGCAAAAATTGTGGTCGGCGGCACAGGGTTCTCCATTTTCCCAAACGAAATCATGAACCGCTGCAAAAATATTGATTTAGGTCTCTTTTTGGAAGGCGAAGCCTCATTTCCCCAGTTACTGGATAACCTGGATTGTCCTGAAAGGGTTAAAGGCATCTACTACCGAAAAAACGGCAAAATACACTTTAGCGGAAAAAACGGAACAGTTGATTTTGATAGTTTAGCATTTCCTCCAAGGGAACTACACGGGTTAGACTTGGATTGTTACCGAAAAATTCCTCATTCAATGGGCATCCAAACGCGACGCGGCTGCGTTTTTAACTGTGCCTACTGCACCTATCCTTACCTGCAGGGCAACTGTCTTCGTGTTCGCTCGCCCAAAAAAATAGTGGATGAAATAGAAAATATAGTTGACAATTACGGAATTGAGCACTTCTTTTTTGCTGACACGATATTTAATTACCCTTTTGATCACGCCCGCCAAATCTGCCGTGAAATCTTGAAAAGAAAACTCTCCATACGTTGGAGTGCTTGGTTTAAAGAGAACTATATCAACAAAAACTTTGTTATCGAATCCCAAAAGTCAGGTTGCATCGGCTTTGAGTTCTCTCCCGACGGTGCATCTCAGTCATCTCTTAAAATTTTGCATAAGGACCTTGCTGTTCAGGATATCAAACGTGTTTGCAAGTTAATCAGAGAGGTTGAGGAAGCAAGGGTTATTTTCAACTTTTTAAGAAACGTTCCAGGCGAAAACCTAAAAAGCGTCACAGAATTTCACAAACTTCTTTCATGGATTTTAGCTACGAACCGCAGACAAATCTCTTTTATCGGCTTAAACAGCATCCGCATATACCCACACACTGAAATCTACAATATTGCTTTAAGAAACGGAGTTATTAGTCGCGGTCAAGACTTGATTGAGCCAACTTTTTATGATCCTTTTCCAATGAGTGCTGCCTATTTTCCTGTAAGATGTGCAAATTATGTTTACCTTCGCGCCAGAAAGCTCCAACTTTTTAAGTAATTCACTAAGAGGTTGCATGCACTGATTGCTTAAAACAAAACTTTTTTGGGTGCTAAATATTGCGCCTCACGCAGTTCGTGGCGGCTTAATCCGGTTTAAACAGTACCGCATAAAACAAAAAATCACCAACAAAAACGCAAAAATCATAATTGCAGATCCCCTTACAAAAATAAAAATTACCAAAGAAGAAAATGCCAAGTTTATAGTTAACGGTATCCTCAAATTTTATGATTTTAACGTTGGAGGAAACAGTCTTATCCAAATTTATCTTGGCAAAAACGCAACTTTCCAAATTGATGGCAATTTTGTGATTGGCAAAGGCGTAAAAATCAGTGTTGAAAAAGAGGGGATTTTGTATATTGGCGGCGATAAAGCTGGTCTTCACTCGGGTATCTCATGTGATACGCGAATCATGGTTTTAAAACATGTAGAAATCGGCAGTGACTTCGGTTGTTCATGGAATGTTTTTATAACTGACAGTGACTGGCACTATGTTGAGTATGATGGCAAACCTACTTCTATGCAGTCAGATGTTAAAATAGGTGACAGAGTTTGGGTTTGCCCTGAATGCAGTATCCTAAAAGGTACTGTGATAAATGATGGCTGTATTATCGGAACAAAGTCTCTCCTAAACGGGAAAACTTATCCGTCAAACTCACTTGTTGCAGGGATACCTGCCAAGGTTGTAATGCGTCAAGTGAAGTGGAGACGAGAGTTACCAATTTCGTCTTAATTTTATACCTTTTAGGCGCTTAAACTGCAATTAGTCTCTAAGCATCAAATTTAAAAGCCTGTTTTAGCTCATAAAACATGATTTATGATCACCGATTTTTCTTCTGAAAACAAAGGTACAGTTACCCTTTGTGCTTACACGCCAGAGCACAAAAATCAATGGAACACTTTTGTTTCTACGTCAAAAAACGGCGTTTTCTTATTCTACCGTGAATACATGGACTACCACTCTAACCGCTTCCAAGACCATTCTTTAATGTTCTTTAATGAGGATCAGTTAGTTGCTTTGCTTCCTGCAAACGTTTACAAAGAAACCCTATACAGTCATGGTGGGTTGACGTTTGGTGGAGTAATCAGCGGGTTTAACATGAAAACTCCTTTGATGCTTAACATTTTTGAAGCTCTTTTGAACCATTGCAGGAATCAATCAATTAAAGAAGTTGTTTACAAGACAATACCCTACATTTATCATCTGGTACCTTCTGATGAAGACTTGTATGCGCTTTTTACCTGTAAAGCACGATTAGAAATTCGAAATGTTTCCTCTTGCATTTTGCTCCCTAAAGCCAGCGAGTTTGCCTACAGCAGAAAAAGAAACATACAGAAAGCACAAAAAAACGGTATAGTGGTTCGTCAGTCCTCAGATTTTGGGTCTTTCATGAAGATACTGGCTGATTCTTTGCAGACACGGCATAACGTTAAGCCTGTGCATACATTGGAGGAGATTAAGCTTTTAGCAAGCAGGTTTCCCGAGAACATCAAATTGTTTGCGTCCTTTCAAGATAGCGCTATGCTTGCGGGCATAGTGGTTTATGAAAGCAAAAACGTTACTCACATCCAGTACGCCGCTAACTCCCCAAAAGGTCGGGACATAGGTGCACAAGATATAATCGAAGACTACCTTATCAGAGAACAGTACAAGAACAAGAAATACTTTGATTTTGGAATCTCTACAGAAAAAATGGGCCATTTTCTAAATTTAGGTTTAATTCGGCGTAAAGAAAACTTTTCCGCAAGCGCCATAATGTATGACACCTATCAGATAATCGTTTAAAACTTTTAGAGGCGATTTTTTGAGTTATTACCCGTTTGTCTCAATTATTATTCCAACCTTTAAAAGGGCACAATTGATAGGATACGCTCTTGAAGGCTTAACCAAACAAACCTACAACAACTTTGAGGTTCTGGTGATTCTTAAGCCCAGCGGAGACAAAACCCCAGAGGTAGTTAACAACTACAAAAACAAGCTAAACATTCGCCTCTTCAACTACACCCGAAAAAGCGGTGGATGTGTAACCGACCAGCTAAACGTCGGCTTAAAACTCGCTTCTGGAGATGTAATCATTTTCCTAGATGATGATGCGGTTCCTGCACCTGACTGGCTAGAAAACCATGTTAAAAGCTACAATGTGGGTGTCGGTGGGGTTTCAGGCAATGTTATTCCATCATTTTTAAGTGGTGATGTTGCGGTGCCAGTTGCGGGGCGAAGCTCAGAAATTATCCCTGAGTACCATGTTTCCCTGTTTGATGTTGGCAGAAAACTTTGGAGTTGCCCCATTGATGGCCAAGAAGATTTTCTAGTGTACATTTCCAAGGCAGGTATTGTAGATTACAATTTGAGTATGGCCCAGCAAGCTAACAGCAAAGTCACGAAATCGCTTCTTGGCATGGGCGCTAACATGTCCGTTTTGAGGAAACCGTTGAAGGATTTTTCATTTCCCGCGTGGACTTATGGGGTAGCATGGGAGCAGTATCTGGGGTGGTATTTGTGGAAAAAAGGTTATGTTCTGCTTTTTAACCCAAATGCTAAAGTTAACCATCTTTCGCATGGTCAAACGCTTAGCCGCAACTTAACTGACCATAACCGGATGGTTCTACGTCAAGTTGAAACTCAACTGCTGTTTTTCCGTCTTTACAGTTCTGAACCTAGCCTTTCAGTTATGCATAGGCTTTCCTGGGTTATAATCAAT is part of the Candidatus Bathyarchaeota archaeon genome and encodes:
- a CDS encoding acetyltransferase, encoding MGYGGKQKLVIIGVGETAELAYEYFTRDSPFKVEGFSVEEAYITNKTQHGVPVVPLEQIEKHFDPNKHRVFVAVSYTGLNRLRTRLLNQVKAKGYLPCSYISPKTFIAENSKIGQNCFIFENVVVQRGAQIGDNTIIWCSSSIGHRSSIGQNCFLASQVAVSGFVDVGENCFFGVNSCVVGGVKIGGDCVVGAGAVIIKDAEAGRVYVGNPAKPVPNKNVISFIEGAEQI
- a CDS encoding GNAT family N-acetyltransferase, with protein sequence MTLLELLPKNNQVTVQPYSSKYKIVWNDFISKSKNGVFMFNRDYMDYHSSRFHDYSLLFFKGKKLVAVLPANMEQQTLFSHGGLTFGGIISNYDMTQKLMLKIVEALLEYCKTENIIRILYKTIPHIYHVVPAEEDLYALFRHQARLVGRNLSSTIDLTQTVPFDKSRKENIRKARKNNLEIKRSYDINTFMKIAQEILMEKHGVTPVHTVDELALLMKRFPDNIKLFGSFLHDEMVAGVIIFESKNVAHGQYAANSYVGRRIGAQDIIEDYLINDYYRNKKKFFDFGISTLHFGKEVNEGLLSRKEGFGASAVAYDTYEVIAP
- a CDS encoding glycosyltransferase family 2 protein produces the protein MSYYPFVSIIIPTFKRAQLIGYALEGLTKQTYNNFEVLVILKPSGDKTPEVVNNYKNKLNIRLFNYTRKSGGCVTDQLNVGLKLASGDVIIFLDDDAVPAPDWLENHVKSYNVGVGGVSGNVIPSFLSGDVAVPVAGRSSEIIPEYHVSLFDVGRKLWSCPIDGQEDFLVYISKAGIVDYNLSMAQQANSKVTKSLLGMGANMSVLRKPLKDFSFPAWTYGVAWEQYLGWYLWKKGYVLLFNPNAKVNHLSHGQTLSRNLTDHNRMVLRQVETQLLFFRLYSSEPSLSVMHRLSWVIINLSLKVKHAQNLREVTDLLKSIFIANISGFQMLLSKKPA
- a CDS encoding GNAT family N-acetyltransferase, with amino-acid sequence MITDFSSENKGTVTLCAYTPEHKNQWNTFVSTSKNGVFLFYREYMDYHSNRFQDHSLMFFNEDQLVALLPANVYKETLYSHGGLTFGGVISGFNMKTPLMLNIFEALLNHCRNQSIKEVVYKTIPYIYHLVPSDEDLYALFTCKARLEIRNVSSCILLPKASEFAYSRKRNIQKAQKNGIVVRQSSDFGSFMKILADSLQTRHNVKPVHTLEEIKLLASRFPENIKLFASFQDSAMLAGIVVYESKNVTHIQYAANSPKGRDIGAQDIIEDYLIREQYKNKKYFDFGISTEKMGHFLNLGLIRRKENFSASAIMYDTYQIIV
- a CDS encoding FdtA/QdtA family cupin domain-containing protein, giving the protein MLVEKCNISKCKIVNFPKITDFRGNLSFIEEHNQIPFEIKRVYYLYDVPSGATRGGHAHKTLEQMVIALSGSFDVVLDDGTSRRNFFLNRPHYGLYIPPGIWRELENFSSNSVALSLVSQIYDEEDYIRNYTVFKRMMQDGVWR
- a CDS encoding cobalamin-dependent protein (Presence of a B(12) (cobalamin)-binding domain implies dependence on cobalamin itself, in one of its several forms, or in some unusual lineages, dependence on a cobalamin-like analog.) codes for the protein MKVLLIQTPLLKTSGLLAAFPLGLAYLADALKSHEVTVIDPNTSESPFETVKKAIAKINPDIIGLSLRNIDSALSSDNVSFFEGFQYLLQTARENCSGAKIVVGGTGFSIFPNEIMNRCKNIDLGLFLEGEASFPQLLDNLDCPERVKGIYYRKNGKIHFSGKNGTVDFDSLAFPPRELHGLDLDCYRKIPHSMGIQTRRGCVFNCAYCTYPYLQGNCLRVRSPKKIVDEIENIVDNYGIEHFFFADTIFNYPFDHARQICREILKRKLSIRWSAWFKENYINKNFVIESQKSGCIGFEFSPDGASQSSLKILHKDLAVQDIKRVCKLIREVEEARVIFNFLRNVPGENLKSVTEFHKLLSWILATNRRQISFIGLNSIRIYPHTEIYNIALRNGVISRGQDLIEPTFYDPFPMSAAYFPVRCANYVYLRARKLQLFK